One window of Legionella pneumophila subsp. pneumophila str. Philadelphia 1 genomic DNA carries:
- a CDS encoding chloride channel protein, whose amino-acid sequence MELTTTENQVFKSSKVSLALVTVLVGIGSGFLGMCLAMLLHYLQHIAYGYSPLHIISNETFLEGVRASSSERRISILFLCGLIAGMGWWALYRFGKPLVSIAAAIKSGKPMPALSTFIHAFLQIITIALGSPLGREVAPREVSSVFAYWLSSKAGLTPEESKMMLACGAGAGLAAVYNVPLGGAVFVLEVLLCTSNWTVLLPALSSSAIAVLVSWWGLGNESIYQLPEFSLSAPIILWSILASPVLGFFAFWFIQIATIQRSKAMHNWQMILACLINFLIIGLFAIYFPSLLGNGKSPAEMEFDQSVGIGLSIVLFMLRNVFVWSSLRVGAQGGLLTPSLANGALLGAILGGIWNLYLPPAPIHAFALIGATAFLAAAQKMPLTAIILIFEFTRINFIFLIPIMLAVSGSMGMCQLTKNYYIKYKV is encoded by the coding sequence ATGGAGTTAACCACAACCGAGAACCAAGTATTTAAAAGTTCCAAAGTAAGTCTTGCTCTGGTTACTGTTCTGGTGGGAATCGGTTCAGGTTTTCTAGGCATGTGCCTGGCCATGTTATTGCATTATCTTCAACATATTGCCTATGGTTACAGCCCCCTTCACATCATCAGTAATGAAACTTTTCTGGAGGGAGTTAGAGCCTCTTCATCTGAGCGGAGAATAAGCATACTATTCCTTTGTGGCTTAATCGCAGGCATGGGATGGTGGGCACTTTATCGTTTTGGTAAACCATTAGTCAGTATTGCGGCGGCAATAAAATCGGGTAAACCCATGCCAGCTCTCAGTACATTCATTCATGCTTTTTTACAAATCATAACAATTGCATTGGGCTCACCTCTGGGACGAGAGGTGGCTCCTCGTGAGGTAAGCTCTGTCTTTGCTTACTGGCTATCTAGCAAAGCGGGATTAACTCCTGAGGAAAGCAAGATGATGTTGGCATGTGGAGCAGGCGCGGGGCTTGCTGCGGTTTATAATGTGCCTTTAGGCGGTGCCGTTTTTGTTTTGGAAGTGTTGTTATGCACTTCCAACTGGACTGTCTTGCTTCCTGCATTATCTTCTTCTGCTATAGCAGTTCTAGTGTCTTGGTGGGGTTTGGGAAATGAATCAATTTATCAACTCCCTGAATTTTCATTAAGTGCACCTATAATTCTTTGGTCTATTCTTGCCAGCCCGGTGTTAGGTTTTTTTGCTTTTTGGTTTATTCAAATTGCTACAATACAACGCAGCAAAGCAATGCATAACTGGCAAATGATATTGGCTTGTTTAATTAATTTTTTAATCATTGGCTTATTCGCAATTTATTTTCCTTCTTTACTAGGTAACGGCAAAAGTCCGGCAGAAATGGAGTTTGATCAATCAGTAGGAATTGGTTTAAGTATTGTATTATTTATGTTGAGGAATGTATTCGTATGGTCAAGCTTGCGTGTAGGAGCACAAGGTGGCTTACTAACCCCCTCACTGGCTAACGGCGCCTTATTAGGAGCTATTCTAGGTGGAATTTGGAATTTGTATTTACCACCCGCTCCCATCCATGCCTTCGCGCTTATTGGTGCCACGGCTTTTCTTGCTGCGGCACAAAAAATGCCTTTGACTGCCATTATCCTCATTTTCGAATTCACCCGGATTAATTTTATCTTTCTTATCCCTATCATGCTTGCTGTTTCCGGCTCTATGGGTATGTGCCAGTTAACCAAGAACTATTATATTAAATATAAAGTATGA
- a CDS encoding YchJ family protein: MTLCPCGSQNKYEQCCGIYLESKKTPETPEQLMRSRYTAYSLAKIDYIKQTMQGKPLIAFNESEAKQWAQNVSWLGLKIIQSYMERPDKGFVEFIATFLDGNQLKSIHELSEFQKDNSVWFYVDGEAKQLPNKQDKQKIGRNSPCPCGSGKKFKNCHDK; the protein is encoded by the coding sequence ATGACTCTTTGCCCCTGTGGTTCACAAAATAAATATGAGCAATGTTGCGGGATTTATCTGGAAAGCAAGAAAACTCCTGAAACACCAGAACAATTAATGCGTTCGAGATATACTGCGTATTCTCTTGCAAAAATCGATTATATTAAACAGACCATGCAAGGCAAACCACTAATTGCTTTCAACGAATCAGAAGCAAAGCAATGGGCTCAAAATGTTTCCTGGCTGGGTTTGAAAATCATTCAAAGCTACATGGAGAGGCCAGATAAAGGATTTGTTGAATTTATAGCAACCTTTCTTGATGGAAATCAATTGAAAAGTATTCATGAATTAAGTGAGTTTCAAAAGGATAATTCCGTTTGGTTTTATGTGGATGGGGAGGCTAAACAGTTACCAAACAAACAAGACAAGCAAAAGATAGGCCGCAATAGCCCATGTCCCTGTGGAAGCGGTAAAAAATTTAAAAACTGTCATGATAAATGA
- a CDS encoding monovalent cation:proton antiporter-2 (CPA2) family protein encodes MNGHLLLNVFIFLAAASIMVPLASRFRLGSVIGYLTVGMLIGPFGLKLIGNAEQIMHFAEFGVVMMLFLIGLELEPIMLWKLRKLIVGLGGLQVLLTTIALSSAAVMMGYNLRASVAVSMALALSSTALVLQMLQEKNLLKTAEGETSFAVLLFQDIAVIPILVILPLLGNHHGINVAINPHTAASIAQLPKWLHAIVVAGIIGSIVLAGHYLSRYLFLIIAKTNIREVFTAFSLSLVVGITLLMETIGVSPALGAFIAGMVLANSQYKRTVEADIQPFKGLLLGLFFISVGMGINFNLLFSQMAVIIPIVLGLITIKALILFTLGKIFQLTKIQALGFALGLSQGGEFAFVLFQYSSTLKVISPEINSFFTLVVALSMLATPFLMLLYHRFMIPKLISKLPEREYDSIHEKNNIIIAGYGRFGQIIGRFLSGENIKVTVLEKNPEQVELLRKFGYTGYFGDANRLDLLKSAGAAHAQLLIVTVGNPDTNLEIVKLAKEEFPQLKIFARARNRRHAYELHKAGVHYFKRELFDSSLTMTKEILKFLGYKPEEIEKKANAFQKHDEETLIKSFDFFEEEANLINFSRQAKGELERILQNNNP; translated from the coding sequence ATGAACGGTCACTTACTCCTCAATGTTTTCATTTTCCTTGCTGCTGCAAGCATCATGGTTCCACTGGCAAGCCGATTTAGACTTGGTTCTGTGATTGGTTATCTTACCGTTGGGATGCTCATTGGACCTTTTGGACTTAAGCTAATAGGCAATGCCGAACAAATTATGCATTTTGCAGAATTTGGAGTAGTCATGATGTTATTCTTGATTGGTTTGGAATTAGAACCAATCATGCTCTGGAAGCTGAGAAAATTAATAGTTGGCTTAGGGGGCTTGCAAGTGTTGTTAACAACAATCGCTCTGTCTTCGGCAGCTGTTATGATGGGATACAATTTGCGAGCCAGTGTCGCGGTCAGTATGGCACTTGCCCTATCTTCAACTGCTTTAGTCTTGCAAATGCTCCAGGAGAAAAATCTTTTGAAAACCGCGGAGGGTGAAACTTCTTTTGCTGTTCTCTTATTCCAGGATATTGCGGTCATTCCAATCTTGGTGATTTTGCCTTTATTAGGCAATCATCATGGAATTAATGTGGCTATTAACCCTCATACGGCTGCCTCTATTGCTCAATTACCCAAGTGGCTTCACGCTATTGTCGTTGCCGGCATTATCGGTAGCATTGTTTTGGCGGGACACTACTTATCCAGATACTTGTTCCTAATCATTGCAAAAACCAATATCCGTGAAGTATTTACAGCATTTTCCTTATCCCTGGTCGTTGGAATTACCTTGTTAATGGAAACAATTGGGGTGTCTCCGGCTTTGGGAGCTTTTATCGCAGGTATGGTTTTAGCTAACTCTCAATATAAACGGACTGTAGAAGCTGATATCCAACCTTTCAAAGGACTGCTTCTTGGATTATTTTTCATCTCAGTCGGAATGGGTATCAACTTCAATCTACTCTTCAGTCAAATGGCTGTAATCATCCCTATTGTACTCGGTTTGATTACCATTAAGGCATTGATTCTCTTTACGCTCGGCAAGATATTTCAACTCACTAAAATACAGGCGCTCGGATTCGCCCTTGGTTTATCACAGGGTGGAGAATTTGCCTTTGTTCTTTTTCAATACTCCAGCACATTAAAAGTAATCAGCCCGGAAATAAACAGTTTTTTTACTCTGGTAGTCGCCCTGTCCATGTTGGCCACACCCTTTTTAATGCTTTTGTACCATCGTTTTATGATACCGAAATTAATAAGCAAATTACCAGAACGTGAATACGACTCTATTCATGAAAAAAATAACATTATTATAGCTGGTTACGGTCGATTTGGTCAGATAATTGGTCGATTTCTTAGTGGTGAAAACATCAAGGTAACCGTTTTGGAAAAAAATCCGGAGCAAGTCGAATTATTAAGAAAATTTGGCTACACCGGATATTTTGGTGATGCGAATCGTCTGGACCTGCTAAAAAGCGCAGGAGCAGCGCATGCTCAATTGCTCATAGTCACAGTCGGGAATCCCGACACCAATTTGGAAATTGTGAAATTAGCTAAAGAAGAGTTTCCTCAATTGAAAATTTTTGCCCGAGCAAGAAATAGACGACACGCCTATGAGTTACATAAAGCAGGAGTTCATTATTTCAAAAGAGAGTTATTTGACTCTTCGTTAACCATGACCAAGGAAATTTTAAAATTTCTTGGTTATAAACCTGAAGAAATTGAGAAAAAAGCCAATGCTTTCCAAAAACACGATGAAGAAACATTAATTAAATCTTTTGATTTTTTTGAGGAAGAAGCCAATCTCATCAATTTCTCACGTCAGGCAAAAGGAGAATTAGAGCGTATTTTGCAAAATAATAATCCATAA
- a CDS encoding AAA family ATPase has translation MIKQLQQALSDILLGKEEVIRLGITCLLANGHLLLEDNPGMGKTTFSHALAQLTGMQYRRIQFTSDLLPSDLLGVSIYDHQRNVFQFHKGPIFSQLILADEINRATPKTQSALLEAMEERQVTTDIGTEALPQPFFVIATQNPSCHTGTYPLPESQLDRFLMRLVIGYPPPDAERMLLKSSNLNAQLKELIPIINPQQLQILQRESQKVLVSELVLDYVQSLLDASRNQGWFNHGLSPRAGMGLVHAAQAFARTDDRDFVRPDDIQAVMPAVVNHRLIIKKSQTQLSAAELLMSEIEVPV, from the coding sequence ATGATAAAACAATTACAACAGGCATTAAGTGATATTCTTTTAGGAAAAGAAGAAGTCATCAGATTGGGTATTACCTGTTTATTAGCCAATGGGCACCTGCTTCTTGAAGACAACCCAGGTATGGGGAAAACAACATTTAGTCATGCGCTGGCTCAACTGACTGGTATGCAATACAGGCGAATACAATTTACCAGCGACCTTTTGCCAAGTGATCTTTTGGGAGTATCTATTTATGATCATCAACGCAATGTCTTTCAATTTCATAAGGGTCCTATATTCTCTCAATTAATTCTCGCTGACGAAATAAACAGGGCCACACCTAAGACTCAAAGCGCCTTATTAGAGGCAATGGAAGAGAGGCAAGTTACTACTGATATAGGAACAGAAGCTCTCCCTCAACCATTTTTTGTTATTGCTACTCAAAATCCGTCTTGCCATACGGGAACTTATCCTTTGCCTGAATCGCAATTGGATCGATTTCTGATGCGCCTGGTCATTGGCTACCCACCGCCAGATGCGGAACGTATGCTTTTAAAATCATCAAACTTGAATGCTCAATTAAAGGAACTAATCCCTATCATTAATCCTCAGCAATTACAAATTTTACAAAGAGAGAGTCAAAAAGTTCTAGTCTCTGAATTGGTTCTTGATTATGTTCAATCTCTACTGGACGCCAGTAGAAACCAGGGATGGTTTAATCATGGATTAAGCCCAAGAGCAGGAATGGGATTAGTGCACGCCGCTCAAGCCTTTGCCAGAACTGATGATAGAGATTTTGTTCGACCTGATGATATTCAGGCAGTCATGCCAGCTGTTGTGAATCACCGCTTAATCATAAAAAAATCACAAACTCAACTCTCTGCTGCCGAATTATTAATGAGTGAAATTGAGGTTCCCGTGTGA
- a CDS encoding transglutaminaseTgpA domain-containing protein — MDFFSKQHTFLITTRYALLVMLICYFPHFLTCPLWLTALILTTLCYKLISDYFAYPLLDGKIRFIVVIICLFLLKFQYGSIISSGFFIGFLLAFIGLKTIEIHNDRDIRILILCNFYLIFAALIVVQELWIIPYLLIAILANFTLMLKLTAPQASLRQINGHSMKLLLIATPLTVFLFYFFPRIANPLWQVPSLEKNHTGFSEWMEPGSVANLLNDDRTALRIIFKRKAILNGYWRGLTLSRYNGISWNPAWHDSSTFSSLKELTTSDDGDYEVIMEPHQKKWLFYLGYPNAAYPQLLFSPNFGLVSHNKDMIAQRFAYALRISSSPHSSLTQKDWKLNTQLPKYSNPRITFWAKKQFAEVNYDPQAFIQFIQNYIKKESFWYTLTPPKLDNENDQMDYFWFDSRKGFCEHYASAVTVVLRAVGIPARVIVGYQGGEWNPLAKYLTIKQYDAHAWVEYWQKDFGWKQLDPTAFISTSRIDPSVLAMRAARTDQQLIIDPLNLNWIQKIKLYMESTRFFIERWLLFYNQDAQYKLLEQIGLKHWNAAMLLQIAILSLVLFIILLGACYQWWQKRTLDPLLREYHLLQKEFCRFNIATQPPATLNKQCKILINKIPNLEETITTFLSHYEKLRLRHRITKTKENKKQTLLLFKNLRRILKQVKI; from the coding sequence ATGGACTTTTTTTCCAAACAACATACTTTTCTGATAACAACCCGATACGCTCTTTTGGTCATGTTGATATGCTACTTTCCCCATTTTTTAACATGCCCTTTGTGGCTTACTGCCCTCATCTTGACAACGCTATGTTACAAGTTAATATCCGATTACTTTGCCTATCCACTTCTTGACGGCAAGATACGCTTTATTGTGGTTATCATCTGTCTTTTTCTATTAAAATTTCAATACGGCAGCATCATCTCCAGTGGTTTTTTTATCGGTTTTTTACTGGCATTTATTGGACTAAAAACTATTGAAATTCATAATGACAGAGATATAAGAATACTAATACTGTGCAATTTTTATCTTATCTTTGCCGCATTAATTGTGGTGCAGGAACTATGGATCATACCTTATTTATTAATAGCAATTCTGGCTAATTTCACTCTGATGTTAAAATTAACTGCTCCTCAAGCCTCACTAAGACAAATTAACGGCCATAGTATGAAACTATTACTTATTGCAACACCATTAACTGTCTTTCTTTTCTACTTTTTCCCCCGCATAGCCAATCCCCTTTGGCAAGTACCTTCCCTTGAGAAAAATCACACTGGATTTAGCGAATGGATGGAACCAGGGTCGGTTGCAAATCTTCTAAATGATGACAGGACTGCTTTACGAATTATATTTAAAAGAAAAGCCATTCTAAATGGCTATTGGCGAGGATTAACTTTAAGTAGATACAATGGGATAAGCTGGAATCCTGCCTGGCATGACTCATCAACCTTCTCTTCATTAAAGGAATTAACTACTTCTGATGACGGGGATTATGAGGTCATTATGGAGCCCCACCAAAAAAAGTGGTTGTTTTATCTTGGTTACCCCAATGCGGCTTACCCTCAACTCTTATTTTCTCCAAATTTTGGTTTGGTTAGTCATAATAAAGACATGATTGCCCAACGTTTTGCCTATGCTTTGCGAATTAGCTCTTCCCCTCACTCCTCATTGACGCAGAAAGATTGGAAACTCAATACTCAATTACCTAAATATTCAAATCCCAGAATTACGTTCTGGGCAAAAAAACAATTTGCCGAAGTAAATTATGACCCCCAAGCCTTTATTCAATTCATCCAGAATTACATAAAAAAGGAATCCTTCTGGTATACCCTAACTCCTCCAAAACTGGATAATGAAAATGACCAAATGGATTATTTCTGGTTTGATTCCAGAAAAGGATTTTGTGAACATTATGCAAGCGCAGTTACTGTTGTATTACGCGCTGTTGGTATCCCTGCCCGGGTTATTGTTGGCTATCAAGGAGGTGAATGGAATCCACTGGCAAAATATTTAACTATAAAACAATATGATGCACATGCCTGGGTAGAGTATTGGCAAAAAGATTTCGGCTGGAAGCAACTGGATCCCACTGCATTTATTTCCACCTCGCGTATCGATCCTTCTGTTCTTGCCATGCGAGCGGCACGCACCGATCAACAGTTAATAATTGATCCCTTAAACTTAAACTGGATTCAGAAAATCAAATTATATATGGAGTCAACCCGTTTTTTTATCGAGCGTTGGCTGTTATTTTACAATCAGGATGCTCAGTATAAATTATTAGAACAAATCGGATTAAAACATTGGAATGCCGCCATGCTATTGCAAATTGCCATATTGTCTCTGGTTTTATTTATCATTCTCTTGGGCGCCTGTTATCAATGGTGGCAAAAAAGGACATTAGATCCCTTATTGCGTGAATACCATCTTTTACAAAAAGAATTTTGCCGCTTCAATATTGCAACTCAACCACCCGCCACACTGAATAAACAGTGTAAAATTTTAATCAATAAAATTCCCAATCTGGAAGAAACCATCACTACCTTTCTTTCTCACTATGAAAAACTGCGTTTACGACACCGCATTACCAAAACTAAAGAAAATAAAAAACAAACGCTTTTGTTGTTTAAAAACCTGAGACGAATATTAAAACAAGTAAAAATCTAA
- a CDS encoding cupin domain-containing protein: MVHFQKMTVQTFLKDYWQKKPLIIRQALPDFTNPLTPDELAGLALEEEIESRLVYETPDQSPQWNLKRGPFKESDLIGLPKTHWTLLVQGVDRIVPDVYELLEHFNFIPQWRVDDVMISYATLHGSVGPHYDNYDVFLYQAKGRRLWSLTSKKCHTNNFIKGLELRIMKEFEVEEQFILEEGDMLYLPPHIGHYGIAQSEECMTYSFGYRSYQGQELWDSLGDYLSEHGSFKSLYQDPDWSTLKNTSEITPKAWDNARQLLRQVLENDQLMQSWFGCFATSLDQSAEQYLPPPLEEDELLGLDEFIKELANYQEIVRDASCRFAYIMSDQESQCHFYVNGKEWDSRGVSTNLLSFVANNRFLSLKELKPYLNHKANQLFLYELWKLQWLQISHDQ; this comes from the coding sequence ATGGTTCACTTTCAAAAAATGACTGTCCAAACCTTTTTAAAAGACTATTGGCAAAAAAAACCATTGATCATTCGTCAGGCTTTACCTGATTTTACTAATCCACTCACACCGGATGAATTGGCAGGACTTGCTCTTGAGGAAGAAATAGAAAGCCGCCTGGTCTATGAAACGCCCGATCAGTCCCCGCAGTGGAATTTAAAAAGAGGCCCGTTCAAGGAATCTGATTTGATAGGCTTGCCTAAAACTCACTGGACTCTATTAGTACAAGGAGTAGACCGTATTGTTCCAGATGTCTATGAGTTACTTGAGCATTTCAATTTTATCCCTCAATGGCGAGTTGATGACGTGATGATTAGCTATGCCACTCTACATGGAAGTGTGGGCCCACATTACGATAATTATGATGTTTTCTTGTATCAGGCTAAAGGTCGGCGACTATGGTCATTAACCTCAAAAAAATGCCACACCAACAATTTTATAAAAGGTCTTGAACTACGAATCATGAAAGAATTTGAGGTAGAAGAGCAATTTATCCTGGAAGAAGGCGACATGCTCTATTTACCCCCCCATATAGGACATTATGGCATCGCTCAATCTGAAGAATGTATGACTTACTCTTTTGGTTATAGAAGTTACCAGGGACAAGAGTTATGGGATAGTCTGGGTGATTATTTGTCTGAACATGGCTCGTTCAAATCCCTGTATCAGGATCCGGATTGGTCCACTCTTAAAAACACATCGGAAATAACGCCCAAAGCATGGGACAATGCAAGACAATTGCTAAGACAAGTCCTGGAAAATGATCAGCTCATGCAATCCTGGTTCGGTTGTTTTGCTACAAGCCTTGATCAATCAGCAGAACAATATTTACCCCCTCCTTTAGAAGAAGATGAATTACTCGGTTTGGACGAATTTATTAAAGAATTGGCTAATTATCAGGAAATAGTTAGAGATGCCTCATGTCGTTTTGCTTATATCATGTCTGACCAAGAATCCCAGTGCCATTTTTATGTCAATGGGAAAGAATGGGACAGCCGTGGGGTTTCAACAAACTTACTCAGTTTTGTTGCCAATAATCGATTCCTGTCTCTAAAAGAGTTAAAACCTTATTTAAACCATAAGGCTAATCAACTCTTCCTCTATGAATTATGGAAATTACAATGGTTACAAATTTCTCATGATCAATGA
- a CDS encoding alpha/beta fold hydrolase, whose product MKKNSLLAISEEGFHHIAYTEWGIFEPELPTVICVHGYTRNSRDFDELANYLSSKGRHVFCPDIAGRGDSSWFKNPRYYNFTQYVKDMTVLMARTNAHQIDWIGTSMGGIIGMILAAMPNSPINKLVLNDIGPQIPIHGLRRIAKYAGKAPDFKSLEEAKQHFKASYADFGITNEKQWDIFTKNSVEQRGPNLYVTKMDPAIKKSKSILQIISEFFRHPHKALEGIFYDINLWSIWKQIKCPVIVIHGVNSDILTSEIITQMKKTHALTEVYEVENAGHAPALLDLTVHQRIEDWLATHQ is encoded by the coding sequence ATGAAAAAAAACAGCTTGCTTGCCATCTCGGAAGAAGGGTTTCACCATATTGCTTATACTGAATGGGGTATCTTTGAACCAGAGTTACCTACAGTTATTTGTGTGCATGGGTATACTCGCAATTCCAGGGATTTCGATGAATTAGCCAATTATCTTAGCTCCAAGGGACGTCATGTATTCTGCCCGGATATTGCGGGTCGAGGTGATAGTTCCTGGTTTAAAAATCCCCGCTATTATAATTTTACCCAGTATGTAAAAGATATGACAGTCCTTATGGCAAGAACAAATGCTCATCAAATCGATTGGATTGGGACATCAATGGGCGGCATCATTGGCATGATTTTAGCCGCAATGCCCAATTCCCCAATTAATAAACTTGTTCTCAATGATATAGGGCCTCAAATACCTATTCATGGGTTGAGAAGAATTGCTAAATATGCAGGTAAAGCCCCTGATTTTAAAAGCCTGGAGGAAGCCAAGCAACATTTCAAAGCCAGCTATGCTGATTTTGGAATTACAAATGAGAAGCAGTGGGACATTTTCACTAAAAACAGTGTAGAACAACGAGGCCCTAATCTTTATGTCACCAAAATGGATCCGGCAATAAAAAAATCAAAATCAATTTTACAAATCATTTCAGAATTTTTTCGTCATCCCCATAAAGCACTGGAAGGAATTTTTTATGACATTAATCTGTGGTCAATTTGGAAGCAGATTAAGTGTCCAGTTATAGTTATTCATGGTGTGAATTCTGATATCTTGACTTCGGAGATAATCACACAAATGAAAAAAACTCATGCTTTAACTGAAGTTTATGAAGTAGAAAATGCAGGACACGCACCAGCTCTATTGGATCTGACTGTTCACCAAAGAATTGAAGATTGGCTTGCCACTCATCAATAA
- a CDS encoding DMT family transporter has translation MNSQEQRGSFYAILSGFLYGFIGYFGISAIHGDLSASNMLFWRFLISSIFILIVLIPQLKNINDTYKSMFTAFLSGVLYYGLSTLLYFYASLYIGSGLSMVIFFTYPVIIMVFNYFFYSQTIPKIYYLAISVILIGMALLIDVNEIAFDLWGIFLGLASAFFYACYIVSSKNNEISPNVSTLMVCLGCMTTSLIVACLDHTFKVPTSFPVWLNLFGIGLVATVIPILLMLHSLKYISSEKASILSVLEPVFVVIFGVVLLGEELKPWHALGIVLVLAGALITLFSHRINLNQWLGAIYKS, from the coding sequence ATGAACTCCCAAGAACAACGTGGATCTTTTTATGCTATTTTATCCGGATTTCTTTACGGATTTATTGGTTATTTTGGGATTAGTGCTATCCATGGTGATTTATCAGCAAGCAATATGTTGTTTTGGCGATTTCTTATTTCCAGTATTTTTATTTTGATTGTTTTGATTCCTCAATTAAAAAATATCAATGATACCTATAAATCCATGTTTACCGCTTTTTTAAGTGGTGTCCTCTATTATGGTTTATCGACATTACTGTACTTTTATGCTTCCCTCTATATAGGCTCTGGATTATCGATGGTGATATTTTTTACTTATCCAGTGATTATTATGGTGTTCAATTATTTTTTCTATAGCCAAACAATACCAAAGATATACTATTTGGCCATATCTGTTATCCTGATAGGAATGGCGTTGTTAATTGATGTAAATGAAATCGCATTTGATTTATGGGGTATATTTCTGGGCTTAGCTTCAGCTTTTTTTTATGCGTGTTATATAGTTTCAAGTAAAAACAATGAAATTTCTCCAAATGTCTCAACCCTGATGGTATGTTTAGGCTGTATGACAACCAGTTTGATTGTAGCTTGCCTCGACCATACCTTTAAAGTCCCTACATCATTCCCTGTTTGGCTGAATTTATTTGGCATAGGCCTTGTTGCAACGGTTATACCGATTTTGTTAATGCTGCACAGCTTGAAGTACATCAGTTCGGAAAAGGCATCTATCTTATCCGTTTTAGAACCTGTTTTTGTGGTGATCTTTGGCGTAGTGCTGCTCGGTGAGGAACTCAAGCCTTGGCATGCGTTGGGTATCGTCTTGGTTTTGGCAGGCGCTTTGATTACCTTGTTTAGTCATAGAATTAATTTAAATCAATGGCTAGGCGCAATATACAAGTCCTGA
- a CDS encoding multidrug DMT transporter permease, whose protein sequence is MFRVLIFLSCLVILTPNTIADTNPCEKHSCIAVIDAGSTGSRLHIYSYDTDDTNTPIHIEEIWNKKIKPGFASIQPNSVTIDAYLTMLLADAPIHNIPVYFYATAGMRLLPQSQQKKYYDELEYWFRQQSQWQLAEAKTITGNDEALFDWLAVNYKLDTLKSVQNKSVGVMDMGGASVQIVFPMPKNAEISKHNQVELNIYGQNINLYVHSFLGLGQTEMSHQFLNSPSCFANDYPLPDGESGQGNAPSCKEEVTSLMNSVHKVNQQIQPLLALNPVNEWYSIGGISNLASSQLFHFENSELTNQSLLQQGDNQICHQQWDILNGQYPDDEYLYQYCLLSSYYYALMVDGYGINPNQTIHYIPPEQNLDWTIGVVLHRA, encoded by the coding sequence ATGTTTCGAGTTTTAATTTTTCTTTCTTGCCTAGTAATTTTGACGCCAAACACTATTGCTGACACTAACCCCTGTGAAAAACACTCTTGTATAGCTGTCATTGATGCCGGAAGTACTGGTTCCAGGCTACATATCTACTCCTATGATACGGATGACACCAATACTCCAATTCATATTGAGGAAATTTGGAATAAAAAAATCAAACCTGGATTCGCAAGCATACAGCCTAATTCCGTAACAATTGATGCCTACCTGACAATGCTATTGGCTGATGCACCAATTCATAATATACCTGTTTACTTTTACGCAACAGCAGGTATGCGACTACTACCCCAATCACAACAAAAAAAATACTATGATGAATTGGAGTACTGGTTTAGACAACAATCGCAATGGCAGTTGGCCGAGGCAAAAACTATCACTGGGAACGACGAAGCATTGTTTGACTGGCTTGCTGTAAATTATAAACTTGATACATTAAAATCAGTCCAAAATAAATCAGTTGGCGTCATGGATATGGGCGGCGCTTCCGTTCAAATTGTCTTTCCAATGCCTAAAAATGCGGAGATTAGCAAACATAACCAGGTAGAGCTCAATATCTATGGACAGAATATCAATCTGTATGTTCACAGTTTCCTGGGGTTAGGCCAAACAGAAATGTCACATCAATTCCTTAACTCCCCCTCTTGCTTTGCAAACGACTATCCTTTGCCGGACGGGGAGTCAGGACAGGGCAATGCTCCATCGTGCAAGGAAGAAGTAACCTCATTAATGAATAGTGTCCATAAGGTAAATCAACAAATACAACCTTTGCTTGCTTTAAATCCCGTGAATGAATGGTACAGTATTGGTGGTATTTCCAATCTTGCCAGCAGCCAATTATTTCATTTTGAAAACAGCGAACTCACTAATCAAAGTTTGCTGCAACAAGGGGACAACCAAATTTGCCATCAGCAATGGGATATACTTAATGGCCAGTATCCTGACGATGAGTACCTCTACCAATATTGTCTTTTATCCTCTTATTACTACGCATTAATGGTGGATGGTTATGGCATTAACCCCAATCAAACCATCCATTATATTCCGCCAGAACAAAATCTCGATTGGACAATTGGAGTCGTGCTTCACCGCGCTTGA